From Chromohalobacter canadensis, one genomic window encodes:
- the rpmD gene encoding 50S ribosomal protein L30: MAAATIKVTQTRSTIGILEKHKATIRGLGLRRIGHTVELEDTPAVRGMVNKVNYLVRVEGE, from the coding sequence ATGGCAGCAGCAACGATCAAGGTTACCCAGACTCGTAGTACCATCGGCATTCTGGAAAAGCACAAGGCCACTATTCGTGGCTTAGGGCTGCGCCGCATCGGTCACACGGTTGAGCTGGAAGATACCCCCGCCGTACGCGGTATGGTCAACAAGGTTAATTACCTTGTGCGTGTTGAGGGAGAGTAA
- the rpsD gene encoding 30S ribosomal protein S4: protein MARYIGPKCKLSRREGTDLFLKSGVTPFEKKCKSEQIPGVHGQRRQRLSDYGLQLREKQKVRRMYGVLEKQFRNYYKEAARLKGATGELLLQLLESRLDNVVYRMGFGSTRSEARQLVSHKAIAVNGRSVNVASYQVKPGDVVSVREKSKNQARIQNALGIAANRGDVTWIDVDSKKMEGTFKAVPERGDLSADINENLIVELYSK from the coding sequence ATGGCACGTTATATTGGACCGAAGTGCAAACTGTCTCGTCGTGAAGGCACCGACCTCTTTCTGAAGAGCGGTGTTACTCCCTTCGAGAAAAAGTGCAAATCCGAGCAGATCCCGGGTGTCCACGGCCAGCGCCGTCAGCGTCTTTCCGACTATGGCTTGCAGCTTCGTGAGAAGCAGAAAGTACGCCGTATGTATGGCGTACTCGAGAAGCAGTTCCGCAACTACTACAAGGAAGCGGCCCGCCTCAAGGGTGCGACCGGTGAGTTGTTGTTGCAGCTTCTCGAATCCCGACTGGACAATGTCGTCTACCGTATGGGCTTCGGCTCCACGCGCTCAGAAGCGCGTCAGTTGGTCAGCCACAAGGCAATCGCCGTGAATGGCCGTAGCGTCAACGTGGCTTCCTATCAGGTCAAGCCGGGTGACGTGGTGTCCGTTCGTGAAAAGTCCAAGAACCAGGCGCGTATTCAAAACGCTCTGGGGATCGCCGCGAACCGTGGCGATGTGACTTGGATCGACGTCGACTCCAAGAAGATGGAAGGCACTTTCAAGGCTGTCCCGGAACGCGGCGACCTGTCTGCCGACATCAACGAAAACCTGATCGTCGAGCTGTACTCGAAGTAA
- the rplO gene encoding 50S ribosomal protein L15 encodes MKLNSLSPALGSKHAEKRVGRGIGSGLGKTGGRGHKGQKSRSGGSVKPGFEGGQMPLQRRLPKYGFTSIKSLASEEVRVAELAKIDGDIVDLDSLKKANVLKDNTKYAKVILSGELNKAVTVRGLKVTKGARGAIEAAGGKVED; translated from the coding sequence ATGAAACTCAATAGTCTGAGCCCAGCACTGGGCTCGAAGCACGCCGAGAAGCGCGTCGGGCGTGGCATCGGCTCCGGTCTGGGCAAGACCGGTGGCCGCGGCCACAAAGGCCAGAAGTCACGCTCCGGTGGGTCCGTGAAGCCCGGTTTCGAAGGCGGTCAGATGCCATTGCAGCGTCGTCTGCCGAAATACGGTTTCACGTCCATCAAGTCGCTGGCATCTGAAGAGGTGCGCGTGGCGGAGTTGGCCAAGATCGACGGTGATATTGTCGATCTGGATAGCCTTAAGAAAGCCAACGTACTCAAGGATAACACCAAGTACGCGAAGGTGATTCTCTCCGGTGAACTGAACAAAGCAGTCACAGTTCGTGGTCTCAAGGTCACCAAGGGTGCCCGTGGCGCGATCGAAGCTGCCGGTGGCAAGGTAGAGGACTAA
- the rpmC gene encoding 50S ribosomal protein L29, which translates to MKAQEIREKSVEALQQQLLELLREQFNLRMQKATGQLSQTHLLKQVRRDIARVKTVLNEKAGD; encoded by the coding sequence ATGAAAGCCCAGGAAATTCGTGAAAAATCAGTCGAAGCGCTTCAGCAGCAGCTGCTCGAGCTCCTCCGGGAGCAGTTCAACCTGCGCATGCAGAAGGCCACCGGCCAGCTGAGCCAGACCCATCTGCTCAAGCAGGTGCGTCGCGATATCGCTCGCGTTAAGACTGTGCTCAATGAGAAGGCAGGTGACTGA
- the rpmJ gene encoding 50S ribosomal protein L36 translates to MKVRASVKKMCRNCKIIRRNGAIRVICSEPRHKQRQG, encoded by the coding sequence ATGAAAGTTCGAGCTTCCGTCAAGAAAATGTGCCGTAACTGCAAGATCATTCGGCGCAATGGCGCGATTCGTGTCATCTGTAGCGAACCGCGGCATAAGCAGCGCCAGGGTTGA
- the rplX gene encoding 50S ribosomal protein L24: MRKIKRDDEVIVIAGKDKGKRGTIKRVLDGSYVVSGVNMIKRHTKPNPMQGKQGGIVEREAPIHGSNVAIFNQETGKADRVGFQIQEDGTKVRIYKSTQKQIDA, translated from the coding sequence ATGCGAAAGATTAAACGTGACGACGAAGTAATCGTCATTGCCGGCAAGGACAAGGGCAAGCGCGGCACGATCAAACGGGTCCTGGATGGGTCCTATGTCGTGTCCGGTGTGAACATGATTAAACGTCACACCAAGCCTAACCCCATGCAAGGCAAGCAGGGGGGTATCGTCGAGCGTGAGGCCCCGATTCACGGATCCAACGTGGCCATCTTCAATCAGGAGACCGGTAAGGCGGATCGCGTCGGCTTCCAGATTCAGGAAGACGGTACCAAGGTACGTATCTACAAGTCGACGCAAAAGCAGATCGACGCCTAA
- the rplB gene encoding 50S ribosomal protein L2 yields MAVVKTKPTSAGRRHVIKVVNDELYKGRPYAGLLEKKSKSGGRNNNGRITTRHVGGGHRQHYRVIDFKRAKDGVAAVVERLEYDPNRSANIALLKYLDGERRYIIAPRGVKAGDRLESGVNAAIKRGNALPLRNIPVGSTVHCIEMKPGKGAQIARSAGASAQLVAREGNYATVRLRSGEMRKILAECRATLGEVGNSEHSLRQLGKAGAKRWRGVRPTVRGVAMNPVDHPHGGGEGRSSGGRHPVSPWGIPTKGHKTRKNKRTDKLIVRRRKARK; encoded by the coding sequence ATGGCAGTTGTTAAGACCAAACCCACGTCCGCCGGTCGTCGTCACGTCATCAAAGTCGTCAACGACGAGCTCTATAAGGGTCGCCCTTATGCCGGCCTTTTGGAGAAGAAATCCAAGAGCGGCGGTCGTAACAATAACGGTCGTATCACTACCCGTCATGTCGGGGGTGGTCACCGTCAGCACTATCGTGTGATCGATTTCAAACGTGCCAAGGATGGCGTTGCCGCCGTCGTTGAGCGCCTCGAATACGATCCCAATCGTAGCGCCAACATTGCGCTGCTCAAGTACCTGGATGGCGAGCGTCGCTACATCATCGCTCCGCGCGGTGTGAAAGCGGGCGACCGTTTGGAGTCCGGCGTCAATGCAGCTATCAAGCGTGGTAACGCGCTTCCGCTGCGTAACATCCCGGTAGGGTCTACCGTGCACTGCATCGAGATGAAGCCCGGCAAGGGTGCTCAGATCGCACGGAGTGCCGGTGCCAGTGCCCAATTGGTAGCACGTGAAGGCAACTACGCTACTGTGCGTCTACGTTCCGGCGAGATGCGCAAGATTCTGGCGGAATGCCGTGCGACCTTGGGCGAAGTGGGCAATTCCGAGCACAGCCTCCGTCAACTTGGCAAGGCCGGTGCGAAGCGCTGGAGAGGTGTGCGCCCGACGGTTCGCGGTGTCGCGATGAACCCGGTGGACCATCCGCATGGTGGTGGTGAAGGCCGCTCCAGTGGTGGTCGTCACCCGGTCAGCCCGTGGGGTATTCCCACCAAGGGCCACAAGACCCGCAAGAACAAGCGCACCGACAAGCTGATCGTCCGTCGCCGCAAGGCACGGAAATAA
- the rpsE gene encoding 30S ribosomal protein S5 yields MANNEQKGGDLQEKLVQVNRVAKVVKGGRIFGFTALTVVGDGNGRVGFGRGKAREVPVAIQKAMDQARRNMVKVSLSGSTLQYPTKARHGASKVFMQPASEGTGIIAGGAMRSVLELAGVHDVLAKCYGSTNPVNVVRATIKGLAAMQSPEDIAAKRGMSVEELAG; encoded by the coding sequence ATGGCGAATAACGAACAGAAGGGCGGCGATCTGCAAGAGAAACTCGTGCAGGTAAACCGCGTCGCCAAGGTTGTGAAAGGTGGTCGTATTTTCGGCTTCACCGCACTGACCGTCGTTGGCGATGGCAACGGTCGCGTCGGCTTCGGCCGCGGCAAAGCACGTGAAGTGCCAGTCGCGATCCAGAAGGCGATGGATCAGGCTCGTCGCAACATGGTGAAGGTAAGTCTCAGTGGCTCGACGCTGCAGTACCCTACGAAGGCCCGTCACGGCGCCTCCAAGGTGTTCATGCAGCCGGCGTCTGAAGGTACCGGCATCATTGCTGGCGGTGCCATGCGCTCCGTACTCGAACTGGCAGGCGTCCATGACGTTCTCGCCAAGTGCTACGGTTCCACCAACCCGGTGAACGTGGTGCGCGCGACTATCAAAGGTCTCGCCGCCATGCAGTCTCCGGAGGATATTGCCGCTAAGCGTGGTATGTCCGTCGAAGAGCTCGCGGGGTAA
- the rpsC gene encoding 30S ribosomal protein S3, which yields MGQKVNPTGIRLGIVKDHRSVWYAERGAYADKLNNDLEVRRFLEQRLKNASVSDITIERPANNARITIHTARPGIVIGKKGEDVDRLRRDVSEMMGVPVHVNIEEVRKPELDAQLVAQNVCGQLERRVMFRRAMKRAVQNAMRLGAGGIKIQLSGRLGGAEIARTEWYREGRVPLHTLRADIDYATYEAHTTYGVIGVKVWVFKGEILGGIEEVRAKQKQAQAPGPKKKGSK from the coding sequence ATGGGTCAGAAAGTAAATCCGACAGGTATTCGGCTAGGCATCGTTAAGGATCACCGCTCCGTCTGGTACGCCGAGCGTGGTGCTTATGCCGATAAGCTGAATAATGACCTCGAAGTGCGCCGTTTCCTGGAGCAGCGTTTGAAAAACGCCTCTGTGAGCGACATCACCATCGAGCGTCCAGCAAATAACGCACGCATCACCATTCACACTGCCCGTCCGGGTATCGTGATTGGCAAGAAGGGCGAGGATGTTGATCGCCTGCGTCGCGACGTCTCCGAGATGATGGGCGTGCCAGTTCACGTCAACATTGAAGAGGTGCGCAAGCCTGAGCTTGATGCACAGCTCGTCGCGCAGAACGTCTGCGGCCAGCTCGAACGTCGCGTGATGTTCCGTCGTGCCATGAAACGCGCCGTACAGAACGCCATGCGCCTGGGCGCTGGCGGCATCAAGATCCAGCTGTCAGGGCGTCTTGGTGGTGCGGAAATCGCGCGTACCGAATGGTACCGCGAAGGTCGCGTGCCGCTGCACACGCTGCGCGCCGACATCGATTACGCCACTTACGAAGCGCACACCACTTACGGCGTTATCGGCGTCAAAGTGTGGGTCTTCAAGGGTGAGATCCTCGGCGGCATCGAGGAAGTGCGTGCCAAGCAGAAACAAGCTCAGGCACCGGGGCCCAAGAAGAAAGGTTCCAAGTAA
- the rpsM gene encoding 30S ribosomal protein S13: MARIAGVNIPDNKHAAISLTYIFGIGRTRAQEICVATGIAPTTKVQELSAEQVDVLRNEVGKYTVEGDLRRDTTLNIKRLMDLGCYRGLRHRRGLPLRGQRTKTNARTRKGPRKPIRK, encoded by the coding sequence ATGGCCCGTATTGCAGGCGTCAATATCCCGGACAATAAGCATGCGGCGATCTCGCTGACCTACATCTTCGGGATTGGCCGTACACGTGCGCAGGAAATCTGCGTCGCGACCGGCATCGCGCCGACGACGAAAGTTCAGGAGCTGTCCGCCGAACAGGTGGATGTCCTGCGTAACGAAGTCGGCAAGTATACCGTTGAAGGCGATCTTCGCCGTGATACGACGCTTAACATCAAGCGTCTCATGGACTTGGGTTGCTATCGTGGTCTGCGTCATCGTCGTGGTCTTCCGCTGCGTGGTCAGCGTACCAAGACCAATGCGCGTACCCGTAAGGGACCGCGTAAGCCGATTCGCAAATAA
- the rplE gene encoding 50S ribosomal protein L5 gives MANLKERYQNEVAAQLQEQFSYANVMQIPRITKVTLNMGIGDATSDKKLIDNAVGDLEKLSGQKPVVTKARKSIAGFKVREGWPIGIKVTLRRERMWDFLDRLVNVAIPRVRDFRGLNPKSFDGRGNYSMGVREQIIFPELEYDKIDRIRGLDVTITTTANTDEEGRALLSALNFPFKK, from the coding sequence ATGGCGAACTTGAAAGAACGTTATCAGAACGAGGTGGCAGCTCAGCTCCAAGAGCAGTTCAGCTACGCCAACGTGATGCAGATACCGCGGATCACCAAGGTGACCCTTAATATGGGCATCGGCGATGCGACCAGTGATAAAAAGCTGATCGACAACGCCGTCGGCGACCTGGAGAAACTCTCCGGTCAGAAGCCGGTAGTGACCAAGGCGCGCAAGTCAATCGCAGGCTTCAAGGTCCGCGAGGGCTGGCCGATCGGCATCAAGGTGACTTTACGTCGCGAACGGATGTGGGATTTCCTCGATCGTCTCGTGAACGTCGCGATTCCGCGCGTTCGTGACTTTCGCGGTCTGAACCCCAAGTCCTTCGATGGTCGTGGCAACTACTCAATGGGTGTGCGTGAACAGATCATCTTTCCCGAGCTCGAATATGATAAGATTGATCGTATTCGCGGGTTGGATGTCACAATCACCACTACTGCCAACACCGATGAAGAAGGCCGTGCGCTGCTGAGCGCGCTGAACTTCCCGTTCAAGAAATAA
- the rplP gene encoding 50S ribosomal protein L16, translating into MLQPKRTKFRKVQKGRNRGLAHRGSKVSFGEYGLKATGRGRITARQIEAGRRAITRHVKRGGKIWIRVFPDKPITEKPLEVRMGKGKGSVEYWVAQIQPGKVLYEIEGVSEELAREAFDLAAQKFPVSTTFVKRTVM; encoded by the coding sequence ATGTTACAACCCAAGCGTACGAAATTTCGCAAGGTGCAAAAAGGCCGTAACCGCGGTCTCGCGCATCGCGGAAGCAAGGTGAGCTTCGGCGAGTATGGCCTGAAAGCCACCGGTCGTGGACGTATCACCGCTCGCCAGATCGAAGCCGGCCGCCGTGCCATTACACGTCACGTCAAGCGTGGCGGTAAGATCTGGATCCGCGTCTTCCCGGATAAGCCGATTACCGAGAAGCCGCTGGAAGTCCGTATGGGTAAGGGTAAGGGTTCCGTAGAATATTGGGTCGCCCAAATCCAGCCCGGGAAGGTGCTCTACGAGATCGAAGGCGTTTCCGAGGAGCTGGCGCGCGAGGCTTTTGACCTGGCCGCCCAGAAGTTCCCGGTCTCCACCACCTTTGTGAAACGGACGGTGATGTGA
- the rplN gene encoding 50S ribosomal protein L14, whose protein sequence is MIQTQTMLDVADNSGARRVQCIKVLGGSHRRYARVGDVIKVTVKEAIPRGKVKKGQVLKAVVVRTKSGVRRTDGSLIRFDGNAAVLLQNANEQPIGTRIFGPVTRELRNEKFMKIISLAPEVL, encoded by the coding sequence ATGATTCAGACGCAGACAATGCTGGATGTCGCCGACAACAGCGGCGCGCGCCGGGTGCAATGCATCAAGGTGCTGGGCGGTTCGCACCGTCGTTACGCCCGTGTTGGTGACGTCATCAAAGTGACGGTCAAGGAAGCGATTCCGCGAGGCAAGGTCAAAAAAGGCCAGGTCCTCAAGGCCGTCGTTGTACGTACCAAGAGTGGTGTCCGTCGTACAGACGGTTCACTGATCCGCTTCGATGGAAATGCGGCCGTTCTGTTGCAAAACGCCAACGAGCAGCCGATCGGTACCCGTATCTTCGGGCCGGTTACGCGTGAGCTTCGCAATGAGAAGTTCATGAAGATCATTTCCCTAGCGCCTGAAGTGCTGTGA
- the rpsS gene encoding 30S ribosomal protein S19: MPRSLKKGPFIDLHLLKKVETAVEKSDRKPIKTWSRRSMILPNMVGLTIAVHNGRQHVPVHVSEEMVGHKLGEFAATRTYRGHAADKKAKR; encoded by the coding sequence GTGCCACGTTCACTGAAGAAAGGTCCCTTTATTGACCTTCATCTGTTGAAGAAGGTTGAGACTGCAGTGGAAAAGAGCGATCGCAAACCGATCAAGACTTGGTCGCGTCGTTCCATGATCCTGCCCAATATGGTCGGGCTCACCATTGCAGTCCATAACGGTCGCCAACACGTCCCGGTGCATGTCTCCGAGGAAATGGTTGGCCACAAGCTGGGCGAATTCGCTGCCACCCGCACCTATCGCGGCCATGCGGCGGACAAGAAAGCCAAACGGTAA
- the rpsQ gene encoding 30S ribosomal protein S17 — MAEENNARTLNGKVVSDKMDKSIVVQVERRVRHPIYDKYVKRSTKLHAHDEANQAKVGDTVSIEECRPISKLKAWTLVEVVEQAKG, encoded by the coding sequence ATGGCTGAAGAAAATAATGCCCGCACACTGAATGGCAAGGTCGTGAGCGACAAGATGGACAAGTCCATCGTCGTTCAGGTCGAGCGCCGTGTCCGGCATCCGATTTACGACAAGTACGTGAAGCGCTCCACCAAACTGCACGCCCATGACGAGGCGAATCAGGCGAAGGTCGGGGATACGGTCTCTATCGAAGAGTGCCGTCCGATCTCCAAGTTGAAAGCCTGGACGCTGGTCGAGGTGGTCGAGCAGGCCAAGGGCTGA
- the rplR gene encoding 50S ribosomal protein L18 yields MNAKKESRLRRARRARAKIRELGVSRLCVNRTPRHIYAQIISPDGGQVLASASTLDKSLREGSTGNADAASKVGALIAERAKEAGITEVAFDRAGFKYHGRIKALADAAREGGLEF; encoded by the coding sequence ATGAACGCGAAGAAAGAATCTCGTCTCCGTCGTGCCCGCCGCGCTCGCGCCAAGATCCGCGAGCTTGGCGTGTCTCGCTTGTGCGTCAATCGCACGCCGCGCCACATCTACGCGCAGATCATTTCGCCGGATGGCGGCCAAGTACTGGCCAGCGCATCCACGCTCGATAAGAGCCTGCGTGAAGGATCTACGGGCAATGCGGACGCCGCCTCCAAGGTGGGCGCCCTGATTGCCGAACGCGCAAAGGAAGCGGGCATCACCGAGGTGGCCTTTGATCGTGCCGGGTTTAAATACCACGGTCGTATCAAGGCCCTGGCAGATGCCGCTCGTGAAGGCGGCCTGGAATTCTAA
- the rplV gene encoding 50S ribosomal protein L22 — MEVTAKLRGARLSAQKARLVADLVRGKPVAEALDTLTYSPKKAAKIVKKVLQSAIANAEENNGMDIDELRVSTICVDEGMTLKRIQPRAKGRADRILKRTCHITVKVAEK, encoded by the coding sequence ATGGAAGTCACAGCAAAGCTGCGTGGCGCTCGTTTATCCGCCCAGAAGGCCCGTTTGGTGGCTGACCTGGTGCGCGGTAAGCCGGTCGCCGAAGCACTGGATACATTGACGTACTCGCCGAAGAAAGCGGCGAAGATTGTCAAGAAAGTGCTTCAGTCCGCCATCGCGAATGCGGAAGAAAACAATGGCATGGACATCGACGAGCTGCGTGTCTCGACCATCTGCGTCGATGAGGGCATGACGCTTAAGCGCATCCAGCCTCGCGCCAAGGGCCGTGCGGATCGCATTTTGAAGCGCACTTGCCACATCACCGTCAAGGTAGCCGAGAAGTAG
- the rpsK gene encoding 30S ribosomal protein S11: MANPRSNRKKVKKQVVDAVAHIHASFNNTIVTITDRQGNALSWATAGGSGFRGSRKSTPFAAQVASERAATAAAEYGVKNVDVLVKGPGPGRESAVRALNAAGFRVQSITDATPVPHNGCRPPKKRRV; the protein is encoded by the coding sequence ATGGCTAACCCGCGTAGTAACCGTAAAAAGGTGAAAAAGCAGGTAGTGGATGCGGTTGCCCACATCCATGCCTCTTTTAACAACACGATCGTGACGATCACAGACCGCCAGGGCAACGCCCTTTCTTGGGCGACTGCCGGTGGTTCGGGTTTTCGTGGTTCTCGTAAGAGCACCCCGTTCGCTGCTCAAGTGGCAAGCGAACGTGCAGCGACCGCTGCAGCCGAGTATGGTGTGAAAAACGTCGACGTGCTGGTCAAGGGACCCGGTCCCGGCCGTGAATCCGCCGTGCGTGCGCTCAATGCTGCGGGTTTCCGCGTGCAGAGCATTACCGACGCGACGCCCGTTCCCCATAACGGCTGCCGTCCGCCGAAGAAACGCCGCGTTTAA
- the rplF gene encoding 50S ribosomal protein L6 — translation MSRVAKYPVKLPSGVEVNLEANKLTVKGGQGTLSMTVHSDVTVGQEEGQLTFNPSESAKSWAMVGTTRALVQNIVTGVSEGFSKSLEINGVGYRAQASGNTLNLTLGFSHPVEYTLPEGVTAETPKNTTIVLKSADKQKLGQVAAEIRAFRPPEPYKGKGIRYGDEEIRRKEAKKK, via the coding sequence ATGTCCCGCGTAGCCAAATATCCGGTGAAACTACCGAGTGGCGTCGAGGTCAATCTCGAAGCCAACAAGCTGACCGTCAAGGGCGGTCAGGGCACGCTCTCCATGACCGTGCATTCCGATGTCACCGTGGGCCAGGAAGAAGGCCAACTGACATTTAATCCGAGCGAGTCCGCCAAAAGCTGGGCGATGGTCGGAACCACCCGTGCGCTGGTACAGAATATCGTTACTGGCGTTTCGGAAGGCTTTAGCAAGTCTCTCGAGATCAACGGCGTTGGTTACCGCGCGCAAGCAAGCGGCAACACACTCAACCTGACATTAGGCTTCTCGCACCCCGTCGAGTATACGCTGCCTGAAGGTGTGACGGCTGAAACGCCGAAGAACACCACGATCGTGCTGAAGAGCGCGGACAAGCAGAAGCTCGGCCAGGTCGCAGCGGAAATTCGTGCCTTCCGTCCGCCCGAACCCTACAAGGGCAAGGGGATTCGGTATGGCGACGAAGAAATCCGCCGCAAAGAAGCCAAGAAGAAGTAA
- the rpsN gene encoding 30S ribosomal protein S14 → MAKKSMIERELKRAKLVDKYAAKRAELKAVIYDVNASDEERFDAQLKLQELPRDSSPVRKRNRCRVTGRPHGFYNKFGLGRNKLREAAMRGDVPGLKKSSW, encoded by the coding sequence ATGGCAAAGAAAAGCATGATTGAGCGTGAGCTCAAGCGCGCGAAGCTGGTAGACAAGTACGCGGCCAAGCGTGCCGAGCTCAAGGCCGTCATCTATGACGTCAACGCTTCTGATGAAGAGCGCTTCGACGCCCAGCTGAAACTTCAGGAGTTGCCGCGTGACTCCAGTCCGGTACGCAAGCGTAATCGCTGCCGCGTGACCGGTCGTCCGCACGGCTTCTACAACAAGTTCGGCTTGGGCCGCAACAAACTGCGTGAAGCCGCCATGCGTGGCGACGTCCCTGGGCTCAAGAAGTCCAGCTGGTAA
- the rpsH gene encoding 30S ribosomal protein S8, translating into MSMQDTLADMFTRIRNAQMATKETVSMPSSNLKVEVARVLKQEGYIHDFTVTEGAKPQLTVTLKYFEGKPVIEHIQRFSKPSLRSYKGKDTLPKVADGLGIAIVTTSQGVMTDRAARQAGVGGEVICTVF; encoded by the coding sequence ATGAGCATGCAAGATACTCTGGCGGATATGTTTACCCGTATCCGCAATGCGCAGATGGCCACCAAGGAGACGGTTTCCATGCCGTCTTCCAACCTCAAGGTCGAGGTGGCTCGCGTATTGAAGCAAGAGGGCTATATCCACGACTTCACTGTCACGGAAGGCGCCAAGCCCCAGCTGACCGTCACTCTCAAGTACTTCGAGGGTAAGCCGGTCATCGAGCACATCCAGCGCTTTTCCAAGCCGTCCCTGCGCTCTTACAAGGGCAAGGACACGCTGCCGAAAGTCGCGGATGGTCTGGGTATCGCGATCGTCACCACTTCTCAGGGCGTGATGACCGATCGTGCGGCGCGTCAGGCCGGTGTCGGTGGTGAAGTCATCTGCACCGTATTCTAG
- the secY gene encoding preprotein translocase subunit SecY, whose product MAKSGNMPASGSGLSELWARLRFVFIAIVVYRIGAHIPVPGINPDQLAALFRENQGTILGMFNMFSGGALSRMSIFALGIMPYISASIIMQLLTAVSPQLEQLKKEGEAGRRKINQYTRYGTVLLALIQATGMAVGLVGQGVAYSGDLSFYFTAIVTFVAGAVFLMWLGEQITEKGIGNGISLIIFAGIVAGLPSAIGQSFELARNDGAWNILPLLSLAVLGIATVAFVVFIERGQRRIKVNYPRRQVGNKMYAGQSSYLPLKVNMAGVIPPIFASSILLFPASIGQWIGDGQNMAWLQTVSQALGPGQPLYILLFAAAVLFFCFFYTALVFNPKDVADNLKKSGAFLPGIRPGEQTSRYVDKVMTRLTLFGALYITAVSLMPQFLVVAWQVPFYFGGTSLLIVVVVVMDFMAQVQSHLMSNQYESVMKKSNLKGYGSGGILR is encoded by the coding sequence ATGGCTAAGTCAGGAAACATGCCGGCCAGTGGAAGTGGTCTGAGTGAACTTTGGGCGCGTTTGCGTTTCGTGTTCATCGCCATAGTGGTGTACCGTATCGGTGCCCATATCCCGGTGCCTGGCATCAATCCTGACCAGCTTGCTGCCTTGTTCAGGGAAAATCAGGGTACCATCCTGGGCATGTTCAACATGTTTTCGGGTGGTGCGCTGTCGCGCATGAGTATTTTTGCGCTGGGGATCATGCCGTATATCTCCGCGTCGATCATCATGCAGCTCCTGACGGCGGTCTCGCCTCAGCTGGAACAGCTGAAGAAGGAAGGTGAGGCTGGCCGGCGCAAGATCAACCAGTACACGCGCTACGGTACGGTGCTGCTGGCATTGATCCAAGCGACCGGCATGGCAGTCGGTCTGGTCGGACAGGGCGTCGCCTATAGCGGCGATCTCAGCTTCTACTTCACAGCGATCGTGACGTTTGTCGCGGGTGCCGTGTTCCTGATGTGGTTGGGAGAGCAGATCACTGAAAAAGGTATTGGTAACGGCATTTCCCTTATCATCTTCGCGGGTATCGTGGCGGGTCTTCCGAGCGCTATCGGCCAGTCTTTCGAGCTGGCGCGAAACGATGGGGCCTGGAATATATTGCCGTTGCTGTCGTTGGCAGTCCTGGGGATCGCGACCGTTGCATTCGTGGTCTTCATCGAGCGTGGCCAGCGGCGGATCAAAGTGAATTATCCGCGTCGTCAGGTAGGCAACAAGATGTATGCCGGGCAGAGCAGCTATCTGCCGCTGAAGGTCAACATGGCCGGTGTCATTCCGCCGATCTTTGCCTCCAGTATCTTGCTGTTCCCGGCCTCGATTGGCCAGTGGATCGGTGACGGGCAGAACATGGCCTGGCTGCAGACGGTGTCGCAGGCGCTTGGACCAGGGCAGCCGCTGTACATCTTGCTTTTCGCGGCGGCGGTGCTATTCTTCTGCTTCTTTTACACGGCGTTGGTCTTCAATCCCAAGGATGTCGCCGACAACCTGAAGAAATCGGGAGCGTTTCTACCGGGGATTCGTCCGGGGGAGCAAACGTCCCGCTATGTCGATAAGGTCATGACACGTCTGACGCTTTTCGGCGCCTTGTACATCACCGCAGTTTCCCTGATGCCCCAGTTCCTCGTGGTGGCGTGGCAAGTGCCTTTTTACTTTGGCGGCACTTCCTTGCTCATCGTGGTCGTGGTGGTCATGGACTTCATGGCCCAGGTGCAGTCGCATCTGATGTCGAATCAATATGAATCGGTGATGAAGAAGTCCAACCTGAAAGGCTATGGCAGCGGCGGTATCCTGCGTTAA